One genomic region from Thermoleptolyngbya sichuanensis A183 encodes:
- a CDS encoding Spx/MgsR family RNA polymerase-binding regulatory protein: MALQVYGIPNCGTCKKAIAWLDRNAVEYEFINTKETPPTQAQIEDWIAALGSKPMRNTSGQSYRALGEKKDTWDDADWAKAFAADAMLLKRPLFVKDGKAVMVGFKAAEAVVKETLGV; the protein is encoded by the coding sequence ATGGCACTCCAGGTCTACGGAATTCCTAACTGCGGAACTTGCAAAAAGGCGATCGCCTGGCTCGATCGCAACGCAGTCGAGTACGAGTTCATCAACACCAAAGAAACCCCACCCACCCAAGCGCAAATTGAGGACTGGATCGCGGCGCTGGGGTCAAAGCCGATGCGAAACACTTCAGGGCAGTCCTACCGGGCGCTGGGCGAGAAAAAAGACACCTGGGACGACGCAGACTGGGCCAAAGCCTTTGCCGCAGATGCCATGCTGCTAAAGCGACCGCTGTTTGTGAAAGACGGCAAGGCCGTGATGGTGGGATTCAAGGCGGCGGAGGCCGTGGTGAAGGAGACGCTGGGCGTGTAG
- a CDS encoding DNA-3-methyladenine glycosylase family protein: MDYSRAIAHLQAADPILAATIERSGPCTLWHDRQTGDLLESLAESIIYQQLSGKAAGTIHRRFLALYPHTPHPTAAEILATPDEVLRGAGLSRAKTLYVKDLAQKVLDGLPSLEDLEQLEADAIIRTLTQVKGIGKWTAEMLLIFRLHRWDVLPVDDLGIRNGMRLLYSLPDLPNKNTMLQIAEPWRPYRTIAAWYLWRSVDIKAMGKEG; this comes from the coding sequence ATGGACTATTCAAGGGCGATCGCCCATTTGCAAGCGGCTGATCCCATCCTGGCAGCGACAATCGAGCGCAGCGGCCCCTGCACCCTCTGGCACGATCGGCAGACAGGCGATTTGCTGGAATCTCTAGCGGAATCCATCATTTACCAGCAGCTTTCCGGCAAAGCCGCAGGCACCATTCACCGCCGCTTTTTGGCACTCTATCCCCACACGCCGCACCCCACGGCTGCCGAAATTCTGGCTACGCCGGACGAGGTGTTGCGGGGTGCGGGGCTATCTCGCGCCAAGACGCTGTACGTCAAAGACCTGGCGCAAAAAGTGCTGGACGGGCTGCCCAGCCTAGAGGATCTGGAGCAACTGGAGGCTGATGCAATTATCCGCACGCTGACCCAAGTCAAGGGCATTGGCAAATGGACTGCGGAAATGCTGTTGATCTTTCGGCTGCACCGCTGGGACGTGCTGCCTGTAGACGACTTGGGCATTCGCAACGGAATGCGCTTGCTCTACAGCCTGCCCGACCTGCCCAACAAGAACACCATGCTGCAAATCGCCGAACCGTGGCGACCCTACCGCACGATCGCCGCTTGGTATCTGTGGCGCAGCGTGGATATCAAAGCGATGGGAAAAGAGGGGTAA
- the tnpC gene encoding IS66 family transposase, with amino-acid sequence MKELPSLDGLSHSEKDALIGGLWQELQTLRAEVERLKQKRVKKTSKNSSLPPSQGFKPNQSRVQSTSVKGEETRHHRNGGRTLSQQPDQVVIAQAKSCPHCGVEVDLSMQRLSGIYERIELPRLTPHITRVERYGGTCQCCQKAYEAPVPVGLEPGSPFGTSVASLVTYLRYSHAISYQRLSHLMGDLYGLKLSEGAIANLLQRVQGQLETPIAKIVERLRSARLVGRDETGARVNGKNQWEWVFQNDQVCLHGIRPTRGKTVIDTVMAGHQPQIWVSDLFSAQAAHPAQDWQVCLAHQLRDCQYAIDAGDDLFAPRMKRLLLKAIALQRRRQILATSTVEQYCARLRGSLRELLNLQPKSVEGQRLLKRYQKIRAHLLLFLTDEAIPPTNNASEQALRWSVIFRKVTNGFRSDWGAELFAQVRSLVNTAKRQGISAFDAISRALTSHQFDWLLG; translated from the coding sequence ATGAAGGAACTGCCCTCCCTCGATGGACTGAGCCATAGCGAAAAGGATGCCCTGATAGGCGGGCTGTGGCAGGAGTTGCAAACGTTGCGAGCGGAGGTGGAAAGGCTGAAGCAAAAACGGGTCAAGAAAACGTCAAAGAATTCGAGTCTGCCTCCATCTCAAGGCTTTAAGCCCAATCAGAGCCGTGTTCAATCAACTTCCGTCAAGGGTGAGGAAACGAGGCATCACCGCAACGGTGGGCGGACATTGAGCCAACAACCAGATCAAGTGGTGATAGCCCAAGCTAAAAGCTGTCCCCACTGTGGGGTCGAAGTTGACTTATCAATGCAGCGATTGAGTGGGATTTACGAGCGCATTGAATTGCCCCGATTGACCCCTCACATCACCCGAGTTGAACGCTACGGTGGGACTTGTCAGTGTTGCCAAAAGGCGTATGAGGCTCCGGTTCCAGTCGGATTAGAGCCAGGGTCTCCCTTTGGTACGAGTGTTGCGAGTCTAGTCACCTATCTACGCTACAGCCATGCGATCAGCTACCAACGGTTGAGCCACTTGATGGGCGACCTTTACGGTCTAAAGCTGTCGGAAGGAGCCATTGCCAATCTCTTGCAACGGGTGCAGGGGCAGCTAGAAACTCCAATTGCCAAGATCGTGGAACGTTTACGCAGTGCTCGGCTAGTTGGTAGGGATGAAACCGGGGCGCGGGTGAATGGGAAAAACCAGTGGGAATGGGTGTTTCAAAACGACCAGGTGTGTCTGCATGGGATTCGTCCCACTCGTGGCAAAACGGTCATTGATACCGTGATGGCTGGGCATCAACCGCAGATTTGGGTGTCTGACTTATTCAGTGCTCAGGCAGCCCATCCGGCCCAAGACTGGCAAGTATGTCTAGCGCATCAACTGCGTGATTGTCAGTATGCGATTGATGCAGGGGATGATTTGTTTGCGCCCCGGATGAAACGGCTGTTGCTCAAAGCCATCGCCTTGCAACGGCGACGACAGATCCTTGCCACCTCGACCGTCGAACAGTATTGCGCTCGATTGCGTGGGTCACTCCGAGAGCTTCTCAACTTGCAGCCCAAATCAGTCGAGGGACAAAGGTTGCTCAAACGCTATCAGAAGATTCGCGCTCATCTGTTACTGTTTCTGACCGATGAGGCAATCCCGCCGACTAATAATGCGAGTGAACAGGCGTTGCGCTGGAGTGTAATCTTTCGCAAGGTGACCAACGGATTCCGCTCAGACTGGGGAGCAGAGTTATTCGCTCAGGTGCGTTCGCTGGTCAATACTGCAAAGCGTCAGGGCATTTCTGCCTTTGATGCCATTTCTCGTGCCCTTACCTCACATCAGTTCGATTGGCTATTGGGTTGA
- a CDS encoding AI-2E family transporter, translated as MFASFKALPGWLRLWILFPLGFLNLWLLLLLLDYLSPFVGVLGSAAIFAFLLDIPVQELQKRGVLRGWAIALVLSVSLLVLTLVAVTLGPLLLQQLSALVASLPQLIDSGKLQLRALQEWAIAQNLPIQLSDLLNQTINQLGSVFQIAGSKLLGILTETITSLINVLFFIVLTIFILVGGEAAWDGIFSWLPAPWNETLQDSIQTTFRRYFGTQAILAGILSVAQTVGLLVWGVPYAVLFGVTMGVATLIPYGGAVATVVISIIVALQDFGQGVRVLITAIAIGQINDTLLSPRLMGETIGLNPIWLIAALFLGGKVGGVLGLLVAVPIASVIKSTADQIRQPKPMIPSRL; from the coding sequence ATGTTTGCATCCTTCAAAGCTCTTCCGGGTTGGCTGCGGCTGTGGATTTTGTTTCCTCTGGGGTTTCTCAATCTCTGGCTATTGCTGTTGCTGCTGGACTATCTCAGCCCGTTTGTGGGTGTGTTGGGTTCGGCAGCAATTTTTGCATTTCTGCTGGATATTCCGGTTCAGGAGTTGCAGAAGCGGGGGGTGCTGCGTGGCTGGGCGATCGCCCTTGTTCTCAGTGTTTCGCTGCTGGTGCTGACGCTGGTGGCGGTGACGCTTGGCCCGCTGCTGCTGCAACAGTTGAGCGCTCTAGTAGCCAGCCTGCCGCAACTGATCGACTCTGGCAAGCTGCAACTGCGGGCGTTGCAGGAATGGGCGATCGCCCAAAACTTGCCGATCCAGCTTTCTGACCTGCTGAATCAGACAATCAACCAATTGGGCAGCGTGTTTCAAATTGCGGGCAGCAAGCTGCTGGGCATTTTGACTGAAACCATCACCAGCCTGATCAATGTGCTGTTCTTTATCGTGCTGACGATTTTCATCCTTGTAGGTGGTGAGGCGGCCTGGGACGGCATCTTTAGCTGGCTGCCCGCACCTTGGAACGAAACGCTGCAAGACTCCATCCAGACCACCTTTCGCCGCTACTTTGGCACGCAGGCGATTTTGGCGGGCATTCTTAGCGTGGCGCAGACCGTGGGGCTGCTGGTGTGGGGGGTGCCCTACGCGGTTCTGTTTGGCGTGACGATGGGGGTTGCAACGCTGATTCCCTACGGCGGTGCGGTGGCCACGGTGGTGATTAGTATCATTGTGGCGCTGCAAGACTTTGGGCAGGGCGTGCGGGTGCTGATTACGGCGATTGCCATTGGCCAGATTAACGACACTCTCCTGTCGCCCCGACTGATGGGCGAAACCATTGGGCTAAACCCCATCTGGCTGATTGCAGCACTGTTTCTCGGCGGCAAGGTTGGCGGCGTGCTGGGGCTGCTGGTGGCCGTGCCCATTGCCAGCGTAATCAAAAGCACTGCCGATCAAATCCGTCAGCCAAAGCCTATGATTCCGTCCAGGCTGTGA
- a CDS encoding TVP38/TMEM64 family protein, whose product MSAIAPFLLSLPVLAQDAANSGGFHPQELLRNALQWIDGLGVVGGLVFVAIYIVATVAFLPGSILTLGAGVVFGVVLGSVYVLIGATLGAIAAFLVGRYLARGWISQKIAGNQKFAAIDGAVAREGFKIVLLTRLSPVFPFNLLNYAFGVTGVSLRDYALGSIGMIPGTIMYVYLGSLAGDLARIGSEGQPTNAAVQWAIRIIGFIATAAVTVYVTRVARQALAEKVSEPVGDQEVRL is encoded by the coding sequence ATGAGCGCGATCGCCCCTTTTCTGCTCAGTTTGCCAGTGCTTGCCCAAGACGCGGCGAATTCTGGCGGTTTTCATCCCCAGGAGTTGCTAAGAAATGCTTTGCAGTGGATCGACGGGCTGGGCGTGGTGGGCGGACTGGTGTTTGTTGCCATTTATATTGTCGCGACGGTGGCTTTTTTACCCGGTTCTATTCTGACGCTGGGTGCGGGTGTGGTGTTTGGTGTGGTGCTGGGGTCGGTGTATGTGTTGATTGGCGCAACCCTGGGGGCGATCGCCGCTTTTCTGGTGGGTCGCTATCTGGCACGGGGCTGGATTAGCCAGAAAATTGCAGGAAACCAGAAATTTGCCGCAATTGATGGTGCCGTTGCCCGTGAGGGCTTCAAGATCGTGCTTTTGACCCGGCTTTCGCCTGTGTTTCCCTTCAATCTGCTGAACTATGCCTTTGGCGTGACGGGGGTTTCGCTGCGGGACTACGCGCTGGGGTCGATTGGAATGATCCCTGGCACTATTATGTATGTCTACCTCGGCTCGCTGGCGGGTGACTTGGCGCGAATCGGCAGCGAAGGTCAGCCCACAAATGCGGCGGTGCAGTGGGCAATTCGGATAATTGGCTTTATCGCAACGGCAGCGGTGACGGTATATGTGACCCGCGTCGCCCGCCAAGCCCTAGCCGAAAAGGTGAGCGAACCCGTGGGCGATCAGGAAGTGCGGCTGTAG
- a CDS encoding mercuric reductase: protein MTQFISQEPALQPLDEYNQSLLSYVHPPDWMNPMPAAMYDLVVIGAGTAGLVVAAGAAGLGLGLKVALIERSLMGGDCLNVGCVPSKCIIRSSRAAADIRDAMSFGVHPPEQVEVDFAAVMRRMRKIRAGISHHDSADRFRKLGIDVFLGSAEFVNEGAIAVNGVQLRFKKAVIATGARAVRPKVPGLAEAGHLTNETVFSLTERPNRLAVIGGGPIGCELAQAFHRLGSQVTILHKNSHLLDREDADAAEIVQQQFLREKMQLILDCKLEQVEQTSAGKVIQYSQNGTVHKVVVDEILVGAGRAPNVEGLNLEAVGVKYDPRRGIQVNDYLQTTNPRIYAAGDICMDWKFTHAADAAARIVIKNTLFAPFGLGRGKLSSLVMPWVTYTDPEIAHVGLYEREAQAKGFDTNTLKIPFSSVDRALADGETDGFVKIMHKRGSDQILGATIVARHAGEMISEVTLAIATKQGLSALSGVIHPYPTQAEGIKKAADAYRRTLLTPRTQAFLKLLTKFS from the coding sequence ATGACTCAATTCATTAGCCAGGAACCCGCGCTTCAGCCGCTGGATGAATATAATCAGTCGCTCCTGTCCTACGTCCATCCGCCCGACTGGATGAACCCAATGCCCGCCGCCATGTATGACCTGGTGGTGATTGGCGCGGGAACGGCAGGGCTAGTGGTGGCCGCAGGGGCCGCAGGGCTGGGGCTGGGGCTGAAGGTGGCGCTGATCGAGCGCAGCCTGATGGGGGGAGATTGTTTGAATGTGGGCTGTGTTCCGTCGAAGTGCATCATTCGTTCCTCGCGGGCAGCGGCTGACATCCGGGATGCGATGTCGTTTGGTGTTCATCCGCCTGAGCAAGTTGAGGTGGACTTTGCGGCGGTGATGCGGCGGATGCGAAAGATTCGTGCGGGGATTAGCCATCATGACTCGGCGGATCGCTTTCGTAAACTCGGTATCGACGTGTTTTTGGGAAGCGCAGAATTTGTGAATGAGGGGGCGATCGCCGTCAATGGCGTGCAGCTCCGGTTCAAAAAAGCCGTCATTGCGACGGGGGCGCGGGCTGTTCGTCCCAAAGTGCCTGGATTGGCCGAAGCGGGCCACCTGACAAATGAAACCGTTTTTTCGCTCACCGAACGCCCCAATCGGCTAGCGGTGATCGGCGGCGGCCCCATTGGCTGTGAGCTGGCGCAGGCGTTTCACCGACTGGGCAGCCAAGTGACAATTTTGCACAAAAACTCGCATCTGCTGGATCGCGAAGATGCCGATGCTGCCGAAATCGTGCAGCAGCAGTTTCTTCGAGAAAAGATGCAGCTAATTCTGGATTGCAAGCTGGAGCAGGTGGAGCAAACCAGCGCGGGTAAGGTGATCCAATACAGCCAAAACGGAACAGTGCATAAGGTTGTGGTGGACGAAATTCTGGTGGGGGCGGGTCGTGCGCCCAATGTGGAAGGGCTGAACTTGGAGGCGGTGGGCGTGAAGTATGACCCACGCAGGGGCATTCAGGTCAACGACTATTTGCAAACCACAAACCCGCGCATCTACGCCGCTGGCGACATTTGTATGGACTGGAAGTTTACCCACGCCGCCGATGCCGCCGCCCGCATTGTGATTAAAAACACGCTGTTTGCCCCGTTTGGACTGGGGCGCGGCAAGCTCAGCAGTTTGGTGATGCCGTGGGTGACCTACACTGATCCCGAAATTGCTCACGTTGGATTGTACGAGCGGGAGGCGCAGGCCAAAGGATTTGACACCAACACCCTGAAAATTCCCTTTTCCTCGGTCGATCGGGCCCTGGCAGATGGCGAAACCGATGGATTTGTGAAAATTATGCACAAGCGCGGCTCCGATCAAATCCTGGGGGCGACGATTGTGGCGCGTCATGCTGGGGAAATGATTAGCGAAGTGACGCTGGCGATCGCCACCAAACAGGGACTCAGCGCCCTCTCTGGCGTGATTCATCCTTATCCCACGCAGGCCGAAGGCATCAAAAAAGCCGCCGATGCCTATCGCCGCACGCTGCTCACGCCCCGCACGCAGGCATTCTTGAAGCTGTTGACGAAGTTTAGCTAG
- a CDS encoding TVP38/TMEM64 family protein: protein MRRSPIRKSRYWLLAMLGLSLSAALAIATQHVNLPVLLANFLLWVKNLGTTGILAFILIYNLATLLFIPASLLTLGGGALYGIVWGTVYVLLASTLGAVFAFMIGRYVARGWICQWIQAHPQFQAIDAAIAQQGLKIVFLTRLSPLFPFNLLNYLFGITCVSLKDYVIGSLGMIPGTFLYVYFGSLVGDVAALHMPLDMPLDMPEEVSLSMRVAYGSVRLLGLFATIAVTVQITRIARRSLRQSLAQSLSQSLPQSPSSSPFPAPRDSSHDSIH from the coding sequence ATGAGGCGATCGCCCATTCGGAAATCCAGATATTGGCTGCTGGCGATGCTGGGGCTGAGTTTGTCTGCTGCATTGGCGATCGCCACTCAGCACGTTAACCTCCCCGTTTTGCTAGCCAATTTCTTGCTATGGGTCAAAAATCTAGGGACTACGGGCATTCTCGCCTTTATCCTGATTTACAATCTGGCGACGCTGCTGTTCATTCCGGCATCGCTGCTGACCCTGGGGGGTGGGGCGCTGTATGGCATTGTGTGGGGCACGGTATATGTGCTGCTTGCCTCAACGCTGGGCGCGGTGTTTGCCTTCATGATTGGGCGCTATGTCGCTAGGGGCTGGATCTGCCAGTGGATTCAGGCGCATCCTCAGTTCCAAGCAATCGATGCGGCGATCGCCCAGCAGGGGCTAAAGATTGTGTTTTTAACGCGCCTCTCGCCTCTGTTTCCGTTTAACTTGCTGAATTATCTGTTCGGAATCACTTGTGTCTCTCTTAAGGATTACGTGATCGGTTCCCTGGGGATGATCCCAGGCACCTTCCTGTATGTTTATTTTGGATCGTTGGTTGGCGACGTTGCGGCGCTGCATATGCCCCTTGATATGCCCCTTGATATGCCTGAAGAGGTCAGTCTTTCCATGCGGGTAGCGTATGGGAGCGTCAGGCTTTTGGGCCTGTTTGCCACGATTGCGGTCACGGTTCAGATTACGCGCATTGCTCGGCGATCGCTCCGTCAAAGCCTTGCACAAAGCCTCTCACAAAGCCTCCCACAAAGCCCGTCCTCCTCTCCCTTTCCTGCACCTAGAGATTCTAGCCATGACTCAATTCATTAG
- a CDS encoding collagen-like protein, whose amino-acid sequence MQTKPPAPDPAAAQVAHAGKNLIQVGGDYIRYIHFNFKTGNWGVAIANLAILGLIFYGLAEGVTRATAAATALVSPPPDPDQFCNSATQQIDTLNQELDQLRQDIRALPAVPGPPGPQGPQGIPGESGPIGPVGPPGPRGERGVPGEPGPQGERGPQGLPGEPGPQGPRGEPGSPGERGPQELPGERDSSPIVR is encoded by the coding sequence ATGCAAACCAAACCCCCAGCGCCCGATCCCGCCGCTGCCCAGGTTGCCCATGCAGGCAAAAATCTGATCCAGGTGGGCGGGGATTACATTCGCTACATTCACTTCAACTTCAAAACGGGAAACTGGGGCGTGGCGATCGCCAACCTCGCTATTCTGGGCCTCATTTTTTACGGACTGGCAGAAGGCGTGACCCGCGCCACCGCCGCCGCCACGGCCCTGGTGTCGCCGCCGCCCGACCCAGACCAGTTTTGCAACAGCGCTACCCAGCAAATCGACACGCTCAACCAGGAACTCGACCAACTGCGGCAAGATATCCGCGCCCTTCCTGCCGTGCCCGGCCCGCCGGGGCCCCAAGGGCCACAGGGCATTCCCGGTGAATCTGGGCCCATCGGCCCTGTCGGCCCGCCTGGCCCTAGAGGCGAACGAGGAGTCCCTGGCGAACCCGGCCCCCAAGGAGAGCGCGGCCCCCAGGGACTCCCCGGTGAACCCGGCCCCCAGGGCCCGCGTGGCGAACCCGGTTCCCCAGGAGAGCGCGGGCCGCAAGAGTTGCCTGGTGAACGGGATTCGTCGCCCATCGTGCGCTAA
- a CDS encoding arsenosugar biosynthesis-associated peroxidase-like protein, protein MSDYYQAEHLPNFGQVAEGSPELAKKFFDYYGAVFADGALSAREKALIALAVAHAVQCPYCIDAYSKESLQQGADLEQMTEALHVATAIRGGASLVHGMQMLDHVKQLAM, encoded by the coding sequence ATGAGTGATTACTATCAAGCCGAACATTTGCCCAATTTTGGTCAGGTGGCAGAGGGTAGCCCTGAGCTAGCGAAAAAGTTTTTTGACTATTACGGCGCAGTATTTGCAGATGGGGCGCTGTCGGCACGGGAAAAGGCGCTGATCGCGCTGGCGGTGGCCCATGCTGTGCAATGCCCCTACTGCATTGATGCCTACAGCAAAGAAAGCCTCCAGCAGGGCGCAGATCTGGAACAGATGACGGAGGCACTGCACGTGGCGACGGCAATCCGGGGCGGCGCATCGCTCGTACATGGAATGCAGATGCTCGACCACGTTAAGCAGTTGGCCATGTAG
- the arsS gene encoding arsenosugar biosynthesis radical SAM (seleno)protein ArsS (Some members of this family are selenoproteins.): MFDDAELTPAGASGAIAARISQALDLENNSAGPKPTTSLLRRRSPLANPQQQLQTLESVPLEGDSRRDRFANRADFAARLQQHGWPSLRPATLEIFQINVGKLCNMTCRHCHVDAGPDRHEVMSRDTIEVCLRALDQTTAHTVDITGGAPELNPHFRYLVEECVQRGKHVIDRCNLTVLLIPSLQDLPEWLAERGVEVVCSLPHYRQFNTDSQRGDGTFEKSIEALRRLNAAGYGQGDAKRRLTLMSNPVGAFLAGSQVKMEQEWKAGLLKNHGVTFDRLIALNNMPISRYLEWLEQSGNLKRYLEVLVNAFNPATISGLMCRNTLSISWDGRLFDCDFNQMLELPVQLAGDRPATVHDFHPDLLAQREIVTARHCFGCTAGAGSSCGGAIE; encoded by the coding sequence ATGTTTGATGATGCTGAATTGACCCCTGCGGGCGCATCGGGGGCAATCGCCGCTCGGATTTCGCAAGCGCTGGATCTGGAGAATAACAGCGCTGGCCCAAAGCCCACGACCTCTTTGCTAAGGCGGCGATCGCCCTTGGCTAACCCTCAGCAGCAGCTACAGACGCTAGAGTCTGTACCCCTAGAGGGCGATTCCCGTAGGGATCGCTTCGCGAATCGCGCTGACTTTGCCGCCCGATTGCAGCAGCACGGCTGGCCCTCGCTCCGGCCGGCGACTTTGGAAATTTTTCAAATTAACGTCGGCAAGCTGTGCAACATGACCTGTCGCCATTGCCACGTCGATGCGGGCCCCGACCGCCACGAGGTGATGTCCCGCGATACGATCGAGGTCTGCCTCCGCGCCCTCGACCAAACCACCGCCCACACGGTAGACATCACGGGCGGCGCACCGGAATTAAACCCACACTTTCGTTACTTAGTAGAGGAATGCGTGCAGCGGGGCAAGCATGTCATCGACCGCTGCAACCTCACCGTGCTGCTGATTCCCAGCCTGCAAGATTTGCCCGAATGGCTGGCGGAACGGGGCGTAGAGGTGGTCTGTTCGCTGCCCCACTATCGCCAGTTCAACACCGACAGCCAGCGCGGCGACGGCACCTTCGAGAAATCCATCGAGGCGCTGCGGCGGCTGAATGCAGCGGGCTATGGCCAGGGGGATGCCAAGCGGCGGCTGACGCTGATGTCTAATCCGGTTGGAGCGTTTTTGGCGGGCAGCCAGGTCAAGATGGAGCAGGAATGGAAGGCTGGCTTGCTAAAGAATCACGGCGTAACCTTCGATCGCCTGATCGCGTTGAACAATATGCCCATTTCTCGCTATCTGGAGTGGCTAGAGCAGTCGGGCAATCTGAAGCGCTATCTGGAAGTGCTGGTGAATGCGTTTAACCCAGCGACGATTTCCGGGCTGATGTGTCGCAATACGCTGTCGATTTCCTGGGATGGCCGCCTGTTTGATTGCGACTTTAACCAAATGCTGGAGTTGCCCGTACAGCTAGCGGGCGATCGCCCCGCCACGGTTCACGACTTTCATCCCGACTTGCTGGCGCAGCGAGAAATTGTGACGGCGAGACATTGCTTTGGCTGCACAGCCGGGGCAGGCAGCTCCTGCGGCGGCGCGATTGAGTAG
- a CDS encoding DUF2808 domain-containing protein, which produces MGTRNRRGDRLSLGSVAYDRDTQTLAVVFDPPLPPGTTATLALRPRRNPQLDGTYLFRVVAFPPEPDGGSAHGQFLGFGRFHFDRPEFFRWGDRWW; this is translated from the coding sequence GTGGGCACGCGAAACCGGAGGGGCGATCGCCTATCCCTTGGTTCCGTGGCCTATGACCGCGATACCCAGACCCTTGCGGTCGTCTTCGATCCGCCCCTGCCGCCAGGAACCACTGCTACCCTGGCCCTGCGCCCCAGGCGAAATCCCCAGCTAGACGGCACCTATCTGTTCCGCGTGGTCGCCTTTCCGCCAGAACCAGACGGCGGCAGCGCCCACGGACAGTTTCTCGGCTTTGGTCGGTTCCACTTCGATCGCCCAGAGTTTTTCCGCTGGGGCGATCGCTGGTGGTAG